The following proteins come from a genomic window of Phacochoerus africanus isolate WHEZ1 chromosome 9, ROS_Pafr_v1, whole genome shotgun sequence:
- the LOC125135832 gene encoding olfactory receptor 11H4-like — MNISGSGFYSESVHEFILLGFPCSREIQVILFMFFCIVYLLTLMGNGAIICAVCWDQQLHTPMYFLLGNFAFLEIWYVNSTVPNTLVNFLSKTKAISFTGCFLQLYFFFSMGSTECFFLSAMSFDRYFAICHPLHYATVMTGQCCFNLVISCWVCGFLWYLVPVILISQLPFCGPNVIDHFVCDPGPLLTLSCAPAPMSKFTSYTLSSLIILLSFIFILISYTLVLLAVLQLPLASSRHKAFSTCGSHLAVVLLFYGTIVVMHVSPGSSHSTLMPKIMTLFYAMVTPLFNPLIYSLRNKDMKNALWKVLEKSKLSLVAGPGGIWNNPA, encoded by the coding sequence ATGAACATCTCCGGGTCAGGATTCTATTCTGAATCAGTGCATGAATTCATCCTTCTGGGTTTTCCCTGCAGCAGGGAGATTCAAGTCATCCTGTTTATGTTCTTCTGCATCGTCTACCTCCTGACTCTCATGGGAAACGGAGCCATTATCTGTGCTGTGTGTTGGGACCAGCagctccacacccccatgtacttcctTCTGGGGAATTTTGCATTCCTGGAGATCTGGTACGTCAACTCCACTGTTCCCAACACGCTGGTTAACTTCCTCTCAAAGACCAAGGCCATCTCTTTCACTGGGTGCTTCcttcagttatattttttcttttccatgggcTCCACTGAGTGCTTCTTTCTCTCAGCAATGTCATTTGATCGATACTTTGCCATCTGTCATCCTCTGCATTATGCCACAGTTATGACTGGACAATGTTGTTTCAACCTGGTGATTTCTTGTTGGGTGTGTGGCTTTCTCTGGTATCTGGTGCCTGTTATTCTTATCTCCCAACTGCCTTTCTGTGGCCCCAATGTAATTGACCACTTTGTGTGTGACCCAGGCCCATTGCTGACCCTTTCGTGTGCTCCTGCCCCCATGTCCAAGTTTACCAGCTATACCCTAAGCTCCCTCATCATCCTGCTCAGCTTCATTTTCATCCTCATCTCCTACACCCTGGTCCTACTTGCTGTGCTTCAGTTGCCCTTGGCATCCAGTCGACATAAGGCCTTTTCCACCTGTGGGTCCCATTTGGCTGTGGTGCTGCTATTCTATGGGACCATCGTGGTGATGCATGTGAGCCCTGGATCCAGCCACTCCACCTTGATGCCAAAGATTATGACCCTGTTCTATGCAATGGTGACTCCACTCTTCAACCCATTGATTTACAGTCTCAGGAATAAGGATATGAAAAATGCTCTCTGGAAAGTTCTGGAAAAGTCTAAACTTTCTTTGGTAGCAGGCCCAGGAGGAATATGGAATAATCCAGCTTAG
- the LOC125136684 gene encoding olfactory receptor 4Q3-like, translating into MRKENDSKVTEFVLLGLSSSWELQLFLFLVFVLLYMVIVLGNVLIMLTVWTDAYLLQLPMYFFLGHLSFLDLCLSCVTVPKMLGDFLQEGKVISFSGCLAQIYFLHFLGASEMLLLTVMAYDRYVAIGNPLHYLAVMNHQLCVQLVFACWCGGFIHSITQVTLVIQLPFCGPNELDSFYCDVPQVIKLACVDTYVIEVLMVLNSGLLSLICFLVLLFSYAVILITLRTRFRQGQSKALSTCASHLTVVSLIFVPCVFIYLRPFCSFSVDKVFSVFYTVITPMLNPLIYTLRNADVKTAMKKLRKKHVTSCCHVKE; encoded by the coding sequence atgagaaaagaaaatgattctaaGGTGACAGAATTTGTGCTTCTGGGCCTATCATCctcctgggagctgcagctctttcTCTTCTTAGTATTTGTGTTGTTGTACATGGTTATTGTCCTGGGAAATGTGTTGATAATGTTAACAGTGTGGACTGATGCTTACCTGCTCCAATTGcctatgtacttttttttgggCCACCTGTCCTTCCTTGACCTATGCCTGAGCTGTGTTACTGTGCCCAAGATGTTAGGGGATTTCCTACAGGAGGGCAAGGTCAtctctttttcaggatgcctGGCCCAGATCTACTTCTTGCACTTTCTGGGAGCCAGTGAGATGCTTCTGCTgacagtgatggcctatgacaggtatgTTGCCATAGGTAATCCCTTGCACTACCTGGCAGTCATGAACCATCAGCTATGTGTTCAGTTGGTTTTTGCCTGCTGGTGTGGAGGTTTCATCCACTCTATCACACAGGTCACACTGGTCATTCAGCTGCCCTTCTGTGGCCCCAATGAACTGGACAGCTTCTACTGTGATGTCCCACAGGTCATCAAGCTAGCCTGCGTGGACACCTATGTGATAGAGGTGCTGATGGTCTTGAACAGTGGTCTGCTCTCTCTCATCTGCTTCTTGGTCTTGCTCTTCTCTTATGCTGTCATCCTGATCACCCTGAGAACTCGCTTCCGCCAGGGCCAGAGCAAGGCACTCTCTACCTGTGCCTCCCACCTAACAGTGGTCAGCCTGATCTTTGTGCCATGTGTATTCATCTACCTGAGGCCTTTCTGCAGCTTCTCCGTGGATAAAGTGTTCTCCGTCTTCTACACAGTGATCACACCTATGTTGAACCCCCTCATCTATACACTCAGAAATGCTGATGTGAAGACAGccatgaagaagctgagaaaaaaacATGTGACATCCTGCTGCCATGTCAAAGAATGA